From Phragmites australis chromosome 5, lpPhrAust1.1, whole genome shotgun sequence, a single genomic window includes:
- the LOC133919029 gene encoding protein BIC1-like yields the protein MAPSNSEPCMQRPPAEELQSETVRDAASEERTTVPAAGTSESDPTRPEPAKAERKKDRAAEDAESGVELARRPPVVEESARERLKRHRTEMAGRVRIPDMWGQERLLKDWVDCAVFDHPLAATTGLLTARDALIAECAAARRPAHGSTGRPLRVQNGCL from the coding sequence ATGGCGCCGTCCAACTCTGAGCCATGCATGCAGCGGCCGCCTGCCGAAGAGTTGCAGTCGGAAACGGTTCGCGACGCCGCGTCGGAGGAACGGACGACCGTCCCTGCGGCAGGGACGTCCGAGTCCGACCCGACGAGGCCGGAGCCGGCAAAGGCGGAGAGGAAGAAAGACAGGGCAGCGGAAGACGCGGAAAGTGGCGTGGAGctggcgcggcggccgccggtgGTGGAGGAGAGCGCGCGGGAGCGGCTGAAGCGGCACCGGACGGAGATGGCAGGGCGCGTGCGGATCCCGGACATGTGGGGCCAGGAGAGGCTGCTCAAGGACTGGGTCGATTGCGCCGTCTTCGACCACCCGCTCGCCGCTACCACCGGGCTGCTCACCGCCCGTGACGCGCTCATCGCCGAGTGCGCCGCCGCGCGCCGACCCGCGCACGGCTCCACGGGGCGACCGCTCCGGGTGCAGAACGGCTGCTTGTGA
- the LOC133919031 gene encoding glucan endo-1,3-beta-glucosidase 14-like isoform X2, whose protein sequence is MWMAAAGRPSRTSPPPAPFSKLAACCFVLLLPILHTEQVPVAEALSIGVNYGQIANNLPSPARVSWLLRSLRISKVKLYDTDPNVLRAFLGTGVEFVVAIGNENVPAMVSPAAAQAWLEQHVVPYLRAGARITCITVGNEVFKGNDTALQAAVLPAMQSVHRALGALGLQGRVNVTTAHSLDIMRVSFPPSAGAFDPAALPHLQPFLSFLSATRSPFLINCYPYFAYKDDPARVSLEYVLFQPNAGVTDTYTRLNYDNMLYAQVDAVYAAIQALGHTDVEVKVSETGWPSRGDPDEPGATPEHAGTYIRNLLQRIEMKQGTPLRPATPVDVYVFALFNENLKPGPASERNYGLFYPDGTPVYNVGLHGYLPLMLESHGARQWR, encoded by the exons ATGTGGATGGCAGCAGCCGGGAGGCCGTCAAGAACTTCGCCGCCGCCAGCTCCTTTCTCCAAGCTTGCCGCCTGCTGCTTCGTGCTGCTCCTACCCATCCTCCACACAG AGCAAGTGCCGGTAGCCGAGGCCCTGTCGATCGGCGTCAACTACGGGCAGATCGCGAATAACCTCCCTTCGCCGGCGCGGGTGTCGTGGCTGCTCCGGTCGCTCAGGATCAGCAAGGTGAAGCTCTACGACACCGACCCCAATGTTCTGCGCGCTTTCCTCGGCACGGGCGTCGAGTTCGTGGTCGCCATCGGGAACGAGAACGTCCCGGCGATGGTCagcccggcggcggcgcaggcgtGGCTCGAGCAGCACGTGGTGCCGTACCTCCGCGCGGGCGCGCGCATCACCTGCATCACTGTCGGGAACGAGGTGTTCAAGGGCAACGACACCGCGCTGCAGGCTGCCGTCCTCCCCGCCATGCAGTCCGTGCACCGCGCGCTCGGCGCGCTGGGCCTGCAGGGCCGCGTCAACGTTACGACGGCGCACTCGCTAGACATCATGCGCGTCTCCTTCCCGCCCTCCGCTGGAGCGTTCGACCCGGCCGCGCTGCCGCACCTGCAGCCGTTCCTGAGCTTCTTGTCGGCGACGCGGTCACCGTTCCTGATCAACTGCTACCCGTACTTCGCCTACAAGGACGACCCGGCGCGCGTGTCGCTCGAGTACGTGCTCTTCCAGCCCAACGCCGGCGTCACCGACACCTACACGCGGCTCAACTACGACAACATGCTGTACGCGCAGGTGGACGCGGTGTACGCGGCCATCCAGGCGCTGGGCCACACGGACGTCGAGGTGAAGGTCTCCGAGACCGGGTGGCCGTCGCGGGGCGACCCCGACGAGCCCGGGGCCACGCCCGAGCACGCCGGCACGTATATCCGCAACCTCCTGCAGCGGATCGAGATGAAGCAGGGCACGCCGCTGCGGCCGGCGACGCCCGTCGACGTGTATGTGTTCGCGCTGTTCAACGAGAACCTAAAGCCTGGGCCAGCGTCGGAGCGGAACTACGGGCTGTTCTACCCCGACGGCACGCCC
- the LOC133919031 gene encoding glucan endo-1,3-beta-glucosidase 14-like isoform X1 yields MWMAAAGRPSRTSPPPAPFSKLAACCFVLLLPILHTEQVPVAEALSIGVNYGQIANNLPSPARVSWLLRSLRISKVKLYDTDPNVLRAFLGTGVEFVVAIGNENVPAMVSPAAAQAWLEQHVVPYLRAGARITCITVGNEVFKGNDTALQAAVLPAMQSVHRALGALGLQGRVNVTTAHSLDIMRVSFPPSAGAFDPAALPHLQPFLSFLSATRSPFLINCYPYFAYKDDPARVSLEYVLFQPNAGVTDTYTRLNYDNMLYAQVDAVYAAIQALGHTDVEVKVSETGWPSRGDPDEPGATPEHAGTYIRNLLQRIEMKQGTPLRPATPVDVYVFALFNENLKPGPASERNYGLFYPDGTPVYNVGLHGYLPLMLESHGARQVIQLLGLVAIASVAFVLS; encoded by the exons ATGTGGATGGCAGCAGCCGGGAGGCCGTCAAGAACTTCGCCGCCGCCAGCTCCTTTCTCCAAGCTTGCCGCCTGCTGCTTCGTGCTGCTCCTACCCATCCTCCACACAG AGCAAGTGCCGGTAGCCGAGGCCCTGTCGATCGGCGTCAACTACGGGCAGATCGCGAATAACCTCCCTTCGCCGGCGCGGGTGTCGTGGCTGCTCCGGTCGCTCAGGATCAGCAAGGTGAAGCTCTACGACACCGACCCCAATGTTCTGCGCGCTTTCCTCGGCACGGGCGTCGAGTTCGTGGTCGCCATCGGGAACGAGAACGTCCCGGCGATGGTCagcccggcggcggcgcaggcgtGGCTCGAGCAGCACGTGGTGCCGTACCTCCGCGCGGGCGCGCGCATCACCTGCATCACTGTCGGGAACGAGGTGTTCAAGGGCAACGACACCGCGCTGCAGGCTGCCGTCCTCCCCGCCATGCAGTCCGTGCACCGCGCGCTCGGCGCGCTGGGCCTGCAGGGCCGCGTCAACGTTACGACGGCGCACTCGCTAGACATCATGCGCGTCTCCTTCCCGCCCTCCGCTGGAGCGTTCGACCCGGCCGCGCTGCCGCACCTGCAGCCGTTCCTGAGCTTCTTGTCGGCGACGCGGTCACCGTTCCTGATCAACTGCTACCCGTACTTCGCCTACAAGGACGACCCGGCGCGCGTGTCGCTCGAGTACGTGCTCTTCCAGCCCAACGCCGGCGTCACCGACACCTACACGCGGCTCAACTACGACAACATGCTGTACGCGCAGGTGGACGCGGTGTACGCGGCCATCCAGGCGCTGGGCCACACGGACGTCGAGGTGAAGGTCTCCGAGACCGGGTGGCCGTCGCGGGGCGACCCCGACGAGCCCGGGGCCACGCCCGAGCACGCCGGCACGTATATCCGCAACCTCCTGCAGCGGATCGAGATGAAGCAGGGCACGCCGCTGCGGCCGGCGACGCCCGTCGACGTGTATGTGTTCGCGCTGTTCAACGAGAACCTAAAGCCTGGGCCAGCGTCGGAGCGGAACTACGGGCTGTTCTACCCCGACGGCACGCCC